A section of the Metabacillus endolithicus genome encodes:
- a CDS encoding DNA ligase D produces the protein MKPMLPTLHADIPTGSDWIYETKYDGFRSILTITNTSIELMSRNEKSLNDNFPEIINEVKKIHKAFEPFLPITLDGELVYLETPHFSNFELLQIRGRLKNKEKILHEAEKHPCRFLAFDLLKLKGNSLQSNTFKERKSELKNLFKALKLGTTVDTKTSNLLQYVPCTTDYSTLWKEMKLEDGEGVIAKQQKGKWEAGVRTKQWLKIKNYKRACFFITGYDKENGYFHVGVYSKNNIIQVGVFSHGISSQERHALLQIIRENKHSETANFIEIKPAIVVELQFLSLYKDQLREPSFFTFRFDYHVEDCTWDMLLLKTAPIHQEISITHPDKPLWETVDLKKETFLSYLYQISQYMLPFLQNRLLTVIRFPHGMFGEAFYQKNCPDYAPDFIQTKKHEDIDYIVCNNLSTLIWLGNQLAFEYHIPFQTIDTSNPTEIVFDLDPPSKEYFHLAIKASLEMKKIFDKFQLTTFPKLSGNKGLQIHIPISKNSLTYEETRKFTGFIAEFLVTSFPDDFTIERMKKNRGNRLYVDYIQHAEGKTIIAPYSLRGKKEGAYIAAPLYWEEITPQLSVEQFTIEHVLNRVKNSGCPFEKYGESPQDDMLRSLIDQIG, from the coding sequence ATGAAACCAATGCTTCCTACATTACACGCAGATATTCCAACTGGTTCAGATTGGATTTACGAAACGAAATATGATGGATTTCGCTCGATATTAACTATTACAAACACCTCCATTGAGTTAATGAGTAGAAATGAAAAATCACTAAATGACAACTTTCCAGAAATTATAAATGAAGTTAAAAAAATACATAAAGCTTTCGAGCCATTTTTACCAATTACATTGGATGGAGAACTCGTTTATCTTGAAACTCCCCATTTTTCAAACTTTGAATTGCTTCAAATTAGAGGCAGGTTAAAAAACAAGGAAAAAATACTTCATGAAGCAGAGAAACATCCTTGTCGATTTCTAGCCTTTGATTTACTTAAATTAAAAGGTAATTCATTACAATCAAATACTTTCAAAGAAAGAAAGTCTGAGTTGAAAAATCTTTTTAAGGCGTTAAAGCTCGGTACTACTGTTGATACTAAAACTTCTAATCTTTTACAGTATGTTCCCTGTACAACCGATTATTCAACCCTTTGGAAAGAGATGAAGTTAGAAGATGGAGAAGGCGTTATTGCGAAGCAGCAAAAAGGGAAATGGGAAGCAGGCGTTCGGACGAAGCAGTGGCTAAAAATTAAGAATTATAAAAGAGCCTGTTTTTTTATTACTGGTTATGATAAAGAAAATGGTTACTTTCATGTTGGGGTTTATTCAAAAAATAACATTATACAAGTAGGAGTGTTTTCTCATGGAATTTCCAGTCAAGAACGCCATGCACTTCTGCAAATTATCCGAGAAAACAAACATTCGGAAACAGCTAATTTTATTGAGATTAAACCAGCAATTGTGGTTGAATTACAGTTTTTATCCCTATATAAAGATCAGCTAAGAGAACCGTCTTTTTTTACATTTCGATTTGATTATCATGTGGAAGATTGTACATGGGACATGCTTTTACTTAAAACTGCACCTATTCATCAAGAAATTTCAATCACACATCCAGACAAACCTTTATGGGAAACGGTTGACTTAAAAAAGGAGACATTTTTAAGTTATTTATATCAAATTTCTCAATATATGCTGCCATTCTTACAAAATCGACTGTTAACTGTCATCCGTTTTCCACATGGAATGTTCGGTGAAGCCTTTTATCAAAAAAATTGCCCTGACTATGCACCTGACTTTATACAAACAAAAAAACATGAGGATATTGATTATATTGTTTGTAATAATTTATCAACATTAATTTGGTTGGGGAATCAATTAGCATTTGAATATCATATACCATTTCAAACAATCGATACTAGTAACCCAACTGAAATCGTATTTGATCTAGATCCTCCTTCTAAAGAATACTTTCACTTAGCTATTAAAGCTTCATTAGAAATGAAAAAGATTTTTGACAAATTTCAGTTAACAACCTTTCCAAAATTATCAGGTAATAAAGGATTACAAATCCATATACCTATTTCCAAAAATTCTCTAACTTATGAAGAAACAAGAAAGTTCACAGGTTTTATTGCTGAATTTTTGGTAACAAGTTTTCCTGATGATTTTACTATTGAACGGATGAAGAAAAATCGTGGAAACCGGTTGTATGTGGATTATATTCAACACGCCGAGGGTAAAACAATTATTGCTCCATATTCTCTTCGAGGTAAAAAAGAAGGTGCATATATCGCTGCCCCTCTATATTGGGAGGAAATTACTCCACAACTTTCTGTTGAACAATTTACAATAGAACATGTATTAAACAGAGTGAAAAACTCAGGCTGTCCGTTTGAAAAATATGGAGAATCTCCACAAGATGATATGTTACGCTCATTAATCGATCAAATCGGTTGA
- a CDS encoding alpha-amylase family glycosyl hydrolase: MLSLTGAYDPIHFNVPEGSYSSDPMDPTSRIKEYKRMVQSLHDNGIRVIADVVYNHTYMNESTQLEGSSPFDLIVPGYYYRTDDAGHITNGSGTGNEVASERPMVRKYIKDSVQYWATEFGIDGFRFDLMGLIDQKTMQELTKELQNKVDPNVLIYGEPWTGGSTSLPSSMQHVKGSQKDQGYAVFNDNIRGAIKGDSDAAGTGFATGASGKEGDIVEGVKGAIDQFTNKPQESITYVTAHDNLNLWDKLMRVAGTDTDHESDQYDPHAVITEEDALKNEWVKRSLLANGIVLTSQGIPFLHAGEEMLRSKYGVHNSYKSSRQY, from the coding sequence ATGTTAAGTTTAACTGGGGCTTATGATCCAATTCACTTTAATGTACCAGAAGGCTCGTATTCTAGTGATCCTATGGACCCGACTAGTAGAATTAAAGAATACAAGAGAATGGTTCAATCTTTACATGATAATGGAATACGTGTTATAGCAGATGTTGTTTATAATCACACTTATATGAATGAATCAACACAGCTTGAAGGAAGCTCACCCTTTGATCTTATTGTGCCTGGTTATTATTATCGTACAGATGATGCTGGACATATTACAAATGGATCTGGTACAGGTAATGAAGTGGCCTCTGAACGACCAATGGTCCGTAAGTATATCAAGGATTCTGTGCAATATTGGGCGACTGAATTTGGAATTGATGGATTCCGATTTGATTTAATGGGTCTCATCGATCAAAAAACAATGCAGGAATTAACGAAAGAACTACAAAATAAAGTAGATCCTAATGTGTTAATTTATGGAGAGCCATGGACAGGTGGTTCAACTAGTCTTCCATCTTCTATGCAGCACGTTAAAGGCTCTCAAAAAGATCAAGGATATGCTGTTTTTAATGATAATATTCGCGGAGCTATTAAAGGTGATAGTGATGCAGCTGGAACTGGCTTTGCAACAGGTGCTTCTGGAAAAGAGGGAGACATTGTTGAAGGTGTAAAAGGAGCAATTGATCAGTTTACAAACAAACCACAGGAGAGCATCACATATGTAACTGCACATGATAATTTGAACCTATGGGATAAATTAATGAGAGTGGCTGGTACTGATACGGATCATGAATCAGATCAATATGATCCTCATGCAGTTATTACAGAGGAAGATGCTTTAAAGAATGAATGGGTAAAACGTAGTCTTTTAGCAAATGGAATTGTATTAACTTCTCAAGGCATTCCATTTCTTCATGCTGGTGAAGAGATGCTTAGAAGTAAATATGGTGTTCATAATAGCTATAAAAGTTCCCGACAGTATTAA
- a CDS encoding D-glycero-alpha-D-manno-heptose-1,7-bisphosphate 7-phosphatase, producing the protein MNKAVFLDRDGVINEVLTKRVKFVNKPEQMYLLEGVGEGIKMLNDANFLVFVVTNQGGVGLGYMKEEMLKKVHEKMKKDINEYGGKIDDIIYCPHKPHAGCACRKPEPEMLHTLANKHQVSLKESYMIGDRDVDIMAGKQAGAKTILIGDEEGLADKHFPSLYEAAEWIIAH; encoded by the coding sequence TTGAACAAAGCTGTATTTTTGGATCGAGATGGTGTAATTAATGAGGTGTTAACCAAACGGGTAAAGTTTGTTAATAAACCAGAGCAAATGTATTTGCTTGAAGGTGTTGGTGAAGGGATAAAAATGTTAAACGATGCAAACTTTTTAGTCTTTGTTGTAACAAACCAAGGTGGAGTTGGATTGGGGTATATGAAGGAAGAGATGTTAAAAAAGGTACATGAAAAAATGAAGAAAGATATTAATGAGTACGGTGGGAAAATTGATGATATTATTTATTGCCCTCATAAACCACATGCCGGCTGTGCTTGTCGCAAGCCGGAACCTGAGATGCTCCATACACTTGCGAACAAGCATCAAGTTTCTTTAAAAGAAAGTTACATGATTGGTGATCGTGATGTTGATATTATGGCAGGGAAGCAAGCCGGAGCAAAGACAATTTTAATTGGAGATGAAGAAGGGTTAGCGGATAAACATTTTCCCTCTTTGTATGAAGCCGCAGAATGGATTATTGCTCACTAA